The genome window CAGCAGCGTCGTTCCAGGAAACTACAAAAGTTCTGAACGAAGCAGCAATTGCAGGTAAGAAAGATTTAATGCTTGGCTTGAAAGAAAACGTTATTGTAGGTCATCTTATCCCGTCAGGAACCGGTTTACGCGAATACGAAAATATCCGTGTAGGTTCGCAAGAGGAATTTGATCGCTTAATGGCTTCAAAAGCTGAAGAAGTAGAAGCTTAATCAGTAAAGTAGATAATAAATAGCAAAGCCTCCCACAAAAGGGAGGCTTTTTTGTTTATACTATGCCGGCAATAATTATAAGGCATTATGCATTTTTTTTATCAAATTGGTAATAAAAAAAGTGAATCTTTGATAAATTGTATAGTTCTCAAATATTTAATTAATTTATCTTTGTGAAATTACCGAAGATAAAGACCAGAACTATATTATTAATAATATTGCAGGAGAGTGGGTAATTAGGCAATAAATTGTTTTTTTGCATTTAAAACCAATATTTATAGTCGGCTTATTATTTTAGCAAAATGGACGAACAAAACGAAAATCAATTAAATATTGAACTTTCCGAAGAAATAGCTGAGGGAATATATTCAAACCTTGCAATAATTACACATTCAACATCGGAATTTGTGATTGATTTTATAAGGGTTATGCCGGGAGTGCCTAAAGCAAAGGTGAAGTCAAGAATTGTATTGACACCGGAACACACTAAAAGGTTATTAACCGCATTAGCTGATAACCTCGAAAAATTTGAGGCAGTAAACGGAAATATAAAGATTCAACAAGACCCAACCGGATTCCCGATGAATTTTGGCGGTACAGTAGGACAAGCATAGTAAAACAATTTATCTTAATGAAAAAAGTAGCTCTTATAACAGGAATAACAGGACAAGACGGCGCGTATCTGGCCGAATTATTACTCTCAAAAGGATATGAGGTACATGGTATAAAACGTCGTAGTTCATTATTTAACACTGACAGGATTGACCATTTATACCAGGATCCGCATGAAAAAAATATAAATCTTGTTTTACACTATGGAGATTTAAGTGATTCGACCAACCTGATCAGGATTATTCAACAGGTTCAGCCTGATGAAATTTATAATCTTGGTGCAATGTCACACGTTAAAGTAAGTTTTGATACGCCTGAATATACTGCAAACGCAGATGGTATAGGGACGTTAAGAATTTTAGAAGCAGTTAGATTACTAAATTTAACAAAGAAGACTAAAATATACCAGGCATCGACCTCGGAATTGTATGGATTAGTTCAGGCCGTTCCACAGTCAGAAACTACACCTTTCTATCCGCGTTCTCCATACGCCGTAGCCAAGCTTTATGCTTATTGGATAACCGTTAACTACCGGGAAGCTTATGGGATTTTTGCCAGCAATGGAATTTTATTTAACCATGAAAGCCCTTTACGCGGTGAAACCTTTGTAACGCGTAAAATTACACGCGCGGTTTCAAAAATAGCGATGGGCTTACAGGATAAGCTTTTCCTTGGAAATTTAGATGCGCAACGCGATTGGGGGCATGCAAAAGATTACGTTGAAGCGATGTACCTTATTTTACAGCAGGATGTTGCTGAAGACTATGTTATTGCCACAGGCGTTACTACGCGTGTGCGTGAATTTGTTAGAATGGCATTTGACCAGGTTGGGATTAAGATTGAGTTTAAGGGCGAAGGTGTGAATGAAAAAGGTTTTGTGGTTAGCTGTAGCAATCCTGATTTCCAGGTTGAAGCCGGAAGAGAAGTGGTTGCTGTTGATGAAAAGTATTTCCGCCCTACCGAAGTGGAATTATTGATAGGTGATCCAACCAAATCTAAAACAAAATTAGGCTGGGTGCCCAAATACGACCTGCAGGGTTTAGTAAGCGAAATGGTTGCTGCCGATGTGGAACTATTCAGACGCGAAAAATTATTGAAAGATTCGGGCTACGTTATTAAAAACCAGTTTGAATAACAGGTAATGGAAAAAGATGCGAAAATTTATATTGCCGGGCATCGCGGAATGGTGGGCTCGGCAATACACCGTAAGCTGATTAAGGAAGGTTATACCAATTTTGTTACCAGAACTTCTGATACAATAGATTTGCGTAATCAGCAACAGGTTACGGATTTTTTTAAGGAAGAAAAGCCTGATTACGTTTTTTTAGCTGCAGCAAAAGTTGGAGGTATAGTTGCCAACAATACCTACAGGGCCGAGTTTTTATATGATAACCTTCAAATACAAAATAACGTTATACATAACTCTTATTTAAACGGTGTAAAAAAGCTTATGTTTTTAGGATCAAGCTGTATTTACCCAAAGATGGCTCCGCAACCATTAAAGGAAGAATATCTGCTTACTGGTTTACTGGAACCTACAAATGAACCTTACGCCATAGCAAAAATTGCAGGTATAAAAATGTGTGATGCTTATCGCGCTCAGTACGGCTGTAACTATATTTCTGTGATGCCCACCAATTTATACGGCTATAATGATAATTATCATCCACAGAACTCTCACGTGTTGCCAGCTTTGATCCGCCGGTTTCATGAGGCAAAGGAGCAAGGGTTACCCCAGGTAGCTATTTGGGGATCCGGTTCACCCAAGCGCGAGTTTCTATTTGCTGATGATTTGGCCGAAGCTTGCTATTATTTAATGCAAAACTATAACGAAGAAGGATTGGTAAATATTGGTACGGGTGAAGATCTATCAATTAAAGACCTCGCCTTACTTGTTAAAGCTGTTGTTGGTTATAGCGGAGACATTAACTTTGATACTACCAAGCCAGATGGTACACCAAGAAAGCTAATGGACGTTAGCAAGCTTCATGCACAAGGCTGGAAGCATACAATAGAACTGCCTGAAGGTATTAAACTTGCTTACCACGACTTTTTAACAAAACACACCTTAGTTAAACCGTAAGGTTCCTTCATATAACTTGTAATTAAATTTGTTTAATATTGCAGCAAATTAACTATCACCTGTACCGCAATTTCACAAAAAAGTTATTTAGTAGGGCTTTTTATAAAAATGAAAAATTTTAAAACGTATTTATTCTTCTTGGTCCTTTTTCTGTGCTTTGTGCTTATAGCGCCTGTGAGCGCCCAAAGCATTCCTAAGAATTTGTCAAGCATAAATGTTGATGACCTTACAGATCAGCAAGTAACGCAGTTAATACAGCAGGCGCAGAAAGCTGGTTTAAGTGACGATCAGCTATTACAGCAAGCCGAAAGTCGGGGGATGTCTGGCTTACAAGTGCAAAAATTACAGACAAGAATTAAAAGTATCAGGAGTAAAAATAGTAGTACCGGATATAAGAAAACAGGCGGAGATACAACTCTTAATAGGAAACGGAAGGTTAATTCTCAGGATTCTTTAACTAGGGACACATCAAAAAATGATCTTTTTATCAATTTAGAACCTAAAATATTTGGTGCAGATCTTTTTAGAAATAGCAATAGTAATACTTTTGAACCTAATTTAAAGCTCGCAACGCCCGTAAATTATATAATTGGTCCCGAAGATCAAATTACCATTAATGTTTATGGAAACTCTGTTGTGGATTGGAGCCTTGATGTTTCGCCTGATGGTAACATTAATATTCCTGGTGTTGGCGTATTGCATGTTGCAGGTAAAACCATTGAGGACGCTACATCGTCAGTTAAAAGTTTGCTTGCCCGAAATAATTACGCCATAGGCCGTGGAACCAATGTAAAAGTAGGGTTAGGTAATATAAGAAGTATAAAAGTAATAGTACAGGGGCAGGTTGTAAAACCGGGAACCTATACTTTATCATCACTTGCAACTGTATTTAATGCATTGTATTCTGCTGGCGGACCTAACGATGTTGGGTCTTTTCGGCAAATTGAGGTGATCAGGAATAACAGAATAGTAAGGCACC of Mucilaginibacter xinganensis contains these proteins:
- the fcl gene encoding GDP-L-fucose synthase; this encodes MEKDAKIYIAGHRGMVGSAIHRKLIKEGYTNFVTRTSDTIDLRNQQQVTDFFKEEKPDYVFLAAAKVGGIVANNTYRAEFLYDNLQIQNNVIHNSYLNGVKKLMFLGSSCIYPKMAPQPLKEEYLLTGLLEPTNEPYAIAKIAGIKMCDAYRAQYGCNYISVMPTNLYGYNDNYHPQNSHVLPALIRRFHEAKEQGLPQVAIWGSGSPKREFLFADDLAEACYYLMQNYNEEGLVNIGTGEDLSIKDLALLVKAVVGYSGDINFDTTKPDGTPRKLMDVSKLHAQGWKHTIELPEGIKLAYHDFLTKHTLVKP
- the gmd gene encoding GDP-mannose 4,6-dehydratase; this translates as MKKVALITGITGQDGAYLAELLLSKGYEVHGIKRRSSLFNTDRIDHLYQDPHEKNINLVLHYGDLSDSTNLIRIIQQVQPDEIYNLGAMSHVKVSFDTPEYTANADGIGTLRILEAVRLLNLTKKTKIYQASTSELYGLVQAVPQSETTPFYPRSPYAVAKLYAYWITVNYREAYGIFASNGILFNHESPLRGETFVTRKITRAVSKIAMGLQDKLFLGNLDAQRDWGHAKDYVEAMYLILQQDVAEDYVIATGVTTRVREFVRMAFDQVGIKIEFKGEGVNEKGFVVSCSNPDFQVEAGREVVAVDEKYFRPTEVELLIGDPTKSKTKLGWVPKYDLQGLVSEMVAADVELFRREKLLKDSGYVIKNQFE
- a CDS encoding DUF3467 domain-containing protein, whose amino-acid sequence is MDEQNENQLNIELSEEIAEGIYSNLAIITHSTSEFVIDFIRVMPGVPKAKVKSRIVLTPEHTKRLLTALADNLEKFEAVNGNIKIQQDPTGFPMNFGGTVGQA